One window of the Perca fluviatilis chromosome 5, GENO_Pfluv_1.0, whole genome shotgun sequence genome contains the following:
- the LOC120559919 gene encoding P2Y purinoceptor 1-like isoform X1, which yields MASTSCQGIRFDFTGRFLPPVYILVFIVGLLANGWGLKSLLQKWKKLGIINVFVFNLGLADILYLLTLPFLVVYYFMERKWIFGDAFCKITRFCFNLNLYGSIGFLTCISVYRYLAIVHPMRVMGRITVTHSVGISVMVWFLVSVQSLPDMFYSKTFGNKPEQCFDTTSDSYVDDYIKYSLGRTFTGFCIPLLITLGCYGHVIVILCRTNTTDKVLKQRCLKLLFIVILLFSVCYIPYHVLKNLNLWSRVLQRQNICCEWSNGVYIAHQISRGLVCLNSALNPLVYLHGNEDTPAQLRQMLQQARKAFMRLTPSQVPLVELSKM from the coding sequence ATGGCGAGCACATCTTGTCAAGGTATCAGATTTGACTTTACAGGCAGATTCCTGCCTCCTGTTTACATCTTAGTCTTCATCGTTGGTCTGCTAGCTAATGGATGGGGATTGAAGTCTTTGCTGCAGAAATGGAAGAAACTGGGCAtcattaatgtgtttgttttcaacCTCGGACTTGCTGATATTCTGTACCTGCTCACACTCCCCTTTTTGGTGGTGTACTACTTTATGGAGAGAAAGTGGATCTTTGGAGACGCATTCTGCAAGATAACACGATTCTGCTTCAACCTGAATTTATATGGCAGCATTGGGTTCCTTACTTGTATAAGTGTGTACAGGTACCTGGCTATTGTCCATCCAATGAGAGTGATGGGAAGAATAACTGTCACTCACTCTGTGGGGATCTCAGTCATGGTTTGGTTCTTGGTAAGCGTTCAAAGTCTTCCAGACATGTTCTACAGCAAAACATTTGGAAACAAGCCTGAGCAATGCTTCGATACCACCTCTGACAGCTATGTGGATGATTACATTAAATACAGCCTTGGACGGACATTCACTGGGTTTTGTATCCCATTGCTCATCACACTGGGCTGCTATGGACATGTGATTGTCATTCTCTGCCGCACAAATACCACTGACAAGGTACTGAAACAGAGATGTTTGAAGTTGTTGTTCATCGTgattcttctcttctctgtttgTTACATCCCCTATCATGTACTGAAGAACCTCAACCTCTGGTCAAGAGTTCTGCAAAGACAGAACATATGCTGTGAATGGTCTAATGGAGTCTACATTGCTCATCAGATAAGTCGTGGCCTTGTGTGTCTGAACAGTGCTCTCAACCCTCTGGTTTACCTCCATGGAAATGAAGATACTCCTGCTCAGCTCAGACAGATGCTCCAACAAGCTCGTAAAGCTTTCATGCGTCTCACCCCTAGTCAAGTTCCACTGGTCGAATTGTCTAAGATGTGA